In Physeter macrocephalus isolate SW-GA chromosome 2, ASM283717v5, whole genome shotgun sequence, a single window of DNA contains:
- the LOC129391511 gene encoding histone-lysine N-methyltransferase SETMAR-like — protein MQLKHKKRFVQCTVEGAMTDRMCQKWFAKFHAGDFSLDDAPQSGRPVEVDSNQIETLIENNQRYTTREIADIVKISKSSTENHLHQFGYVNRSDVWVPHKSGEKNLFDHISTCDSLLEHNENVPFLKQIVTGDEKWILYNNVELKRSWGKRNEPPPTTPKAGLHPKKAKTVTAWLGSSDSSAIFARHCTFGS, from the exons atgcaactgaaacacaaaaaaagatttgtacagTGTACGGTGGAAGGTGCTatgactgatcgaatgtgtcaaaagtggtttgcaaagtttcatgctggagatttctcgttggatgatgctccacagtcgggcagaccagttgaagttgatagcaatcaaatcgagacattaattgagaacaatcaacgttataccacgcgggagatagccgacatagtcaaaatatccaaatcaagcactgaaaatcatttgcaccagtttggttatgtgaatcgctctgatgtttgggttccacataagtcaggtgaaaaaaacctttttgaccacatttccacatgtgattctcttcttgaacataatgaaaatgttccatttttaaaacaaattgtgacgggcgatgaaaagtggatattgtacaataatgtggaactgaagagatcgtggggcaagcgaaatgaaccaccaccaaccacaccaaaggccggtcttcatccaaagaag gcaaaaactgttacagcttggctgggaagttctgattcttCCGCCATATTcgccagacattgcaccttcggatctTGA